In Isoptericola jiangsuensis, the following proteins share a genomic window:
- the nagB gene encoding glucosamine-6-phosphate deaminase, producing the protein MEVVIAPAEELAVLAADAIEALLRRRSDAVLGLATGSSPLKVYDELARRHAEEGLSFAQARGFMLDEYVGLDAEHPERYRNVIATEIAERVRWPAEQVQGPDGLAADLPAACAAYEEAIEAAGGVDLQILGIGTDGHIAFNEPGSSLASRTRIKTLTRQTRVDNARFFDGDVEKVPTHCLTQGLGTIMDARHLVLLATGRQKAEAVHQLVEGPVSALWPATVMQLHPHATVLVDEAAASRLQLADYYRQTYASKPSWQGL; encoded by the coding sequence ATGGAGGTCGTGATCGCTCCCGCCGAGGAGCTCGCGGTGCTGGCCGCGGACGCGATCGAGGCGCTGCTGCGCCGTCGCTCCGACGCCGTGCTCGGGCTGGCGACGGGGTCGAGCCCGCTCAAGGTCTACGACGAGCTGGCTCGCCGGCACGCCGAGGAGGGGCTGTCGTTCGCGCAGGCCCGCGGCTTCATGCTCGACGAGTACGTGGGCCTCGACGCCGAGCACCCGGAGCGGTACCGCAACGTCATCGCGACCGAGATCGCGGAGCGCGTCCGGTGGCCGGCCGAGCAGGTCCAGGGGCCGGACGGCCTCGCCGCGGACCTGCCGGCGGCCTGCGCGGCCTACGAGGAGGCGATCGAGGCCGCCGGGGGCGTGGACCTGCAGATCCTCGGGATCGGCACGGACGGGCACATCGCGTTCAACGAGCCGGGGTCGTCGCTGGCCTCGCGCACGCGCATCAAGACGCTGACCCGGCAGACCCGCGTGGACAACGCGCGGTTCTTCGACGGTGACGTGGAGAAGGTGCCCACCCACTGCCTGACGCAGGGCCTCGGCACGATCATGGACGCCCGCCACCTGGTGCTCCTGGCCACGGGTCGCCAGAAGGCGGAGGCGGTGCACCAGCTCGTCGAGGGCCCGGTGTCCGCCCTGTGGCCGGCCACCGTGATGCAGCTCCACCCGCACGCGACGGTGCTGGTCGACGAGGCGGCGGCGTCGCGCCTCCAGCTCGCCGACTACTACCGCCAGACCTACGCCTCCAAGCCGTCCTGGCAGGGGCTCTGA
- a CDS encoding DUF3039 domain-containing protein, whose amino-acid sequence MSDPLSTPPAAPSQDPGAGTSVLERPDTREQTAEPGDHERFAHYVRKEKIMESAMSGKPVIALCGKVWVPGRDPSKFPVCPVCKEIYDGLREPQDGDGGQGDKGGTGK is encoded by the coding sequence ATGAGCGACCCCCTCTCCACGCCCCCCGCGGCTCCCTCGCAGGACCCGGGCGCGGGCACGAGCGTCCTCGAACGTCCGGACACGCGTGAGCAGACCGCGGAGCCCGGCGACCACGAGCGCTTCGCGCACTACGTGCGCAAGGAGAAGATCATGGAGTCCGCGATGTCGGGCAAGCCCGTGATCGCGCTCTGCGGCAAGGTGTGGGTCCCGGGCCGCGACCCGTCGAAGTTCCCGGTCTGCCCGGTCTGCAAGGAGATCTACGACGGTCTGCGCGAGCCGCAGGACGGCGACGGCGGCCAGGGCGACAAGGGCGGCACCGGCAAGTGA
- a CDS encoding DEAD/DEAH box helicase, with protein sequence MSAGPLPESESVDLFAAAAEPTEPPRPLPQSPSASAASHLSPAYPRRAPWGTASNLRAWQAEALSLYHAKAGRDFLAVATPGAGKTTFALRVATELLESGVVRRVTVVAPTEHLKHQWADAAARVGIRIDPSFKNSQGRHGTHYDGVALTYAQVAAKPALHRARTEAARTLVILDEVHHGGDALSWGDAVREAFEDATRRLALTGTPFRSDTAAIPFVTYEADAEGIRRSKADYTYGYGDALRDHVVRPVLFMTYSGEMRWRTRAGDEVSARLGEQMTKDMHGQAWRTALDPNGEWVPSVLAAADQRLTEVRRAVPDAGGLVIASDQTDARAYAGHLARITGTSPTVVLSDDDGASARIDEFAAGTQRWMVAVRMVSEGVDVPRLAVGVYATSTSTPLFFAQAVGRFVRARKRGETASVFLPSVPLLTGLANEMEAERDHALDRPQTAEEQGIEYDPEAALLAAANKEEKASGELTGSFEALEAQASFDRVLFDGGEFGTGGEIGSAAEQDFLGLPGLLDADQVGLLLRQHQAAHSAGRSGGDAAAELERSEQEHRRAAALRKELSKLVSAWARKAGRPHGSVHTELRRRCGGPEVPLATADQLEARVEMVRGWFVGKR encoded by the coding sequence GTGAGTGCGGGGCCGCTGCCCGAGTCCGAGTCCGTCGACCTCTTCGCCGCCGCCGCCGAACCGACCGAGCCGCCCCGGCCGCTCCCGCAGTCGCCGTCCGCGTCGGCGGCGTCGCACCTCAGCCCGGCCTACCCGCGGCGCGCGCCGTGGGGCACGGCGTCGAACCTGCGCGCCTGGCAGGCCGAGGCGCTGTCGCTGTACCACGCGAAGGCGGGGCGCGACTTCCTCGCGGTCGCCACCCCCGGGGCGGGCAAGACGACGTTCGCGCTGCGCGTCGCGACCGAGCTGCTGGAGTCGGGCGTCGTCCGCCGGGTCACGGTCGTGGCGCCCACGGAGCACCTCAAGCACCAGTGGGCGGACGCCGCGGCGCGCGTCGGCATCCGCATCGACCCGTCGTTCAAGAACTCCCAGGGTCGGCACGGCACCCACTACGACGGTGTCGCGCTGACGTACGCGCAGGTGGCGGCCAAGCCGGCGCTGCACCGGGCCCGGACCGAGGCCGCGCGCACGCTGGTGATCCTCGACGAGGTGCACCACGGCGGTGACGCCCTGAGCTGGGGCGACGCCGTCCGTGAGGCGTTCGAGGACGCGACGCGCCGCCTGGCCCTGACGGGCACGCCGTTCCGGTCGGACACGGCCGCCATCCCGTTCGTCACCTACGAGGCCGACGCCGAGGGCATCCGGCGCTCGAAGGCCGACTACACGTACGGCTACGGCGACGCGCTGCGCGACCACGTCGTCCGCCCGGTGCTGTTCATGACGTACTCCGGCGAGATGCGCTGGCGCACCCGCGCCGGCGACGAGGTCAGCGCGCGCCTGGGCGAGCAGATGACCAAGGACATGCACGGTCAGGCGTGGCGGACCGCGCTCGACCCGAACGGCGAGTGGGTGCCGTCGGTGCTCGCCGCCGCGGACCAGCGCCTCACCGAGGTGCGGCGCGCGGTGCCGGACGCCGGCGGGCTCGTCATCGCGTCCGACCAGACGGACGCCCGCGCCTACGCCGGGCACCTCGCGCGCATCACGGGCACGAGCCCGACGGTCGTGCTCAGCGACGACGACGGCGCGAGCGCCCGCATCGACGAGTTCGCCGCGGGGACGCAGCGCTGGATGGTGGCCGTGCGCATGGTGTCCGAGGGCGTCGACGTGCCGCGGCTCGCCGTCGGCGTCTACGCGACGAGCACGTCCACGCCGCTGTTCTTCGCGCAGGCGGTCGGCCGGTTCGTGCGTGCCCGCAAGCGCGGCGAGACGGCGTCGGTGTTCCTGCCGTCGGTGCCGCTGCTCACGGGGCTCGCGAACGAGATGGAGGCGGAGCGGGACCACGCGCTCGACCGGCCGCAGACCGCCGAGGAGCAGGGGATCGAGTACGACCCCGAGGCGGCGCTCCTCGCGGCGGCCAACAAGGAGGAGAAGGCGTCGGGCGAGCTGACGGGCTCGTTCGAGGCGCTCGAGGCGCAGGCGTCGTTCGACCGTGTCCTGTTCGACGGCGGCGAGTTCGGCACCGGCGGCGAGATCGGGTCGGCGGCGGAGCAGGACTTCCTCGGCCTGCCGGGTCTGCTGGACGCCGACCAGGTGGGCCTGCTGCTGCGCCAGCACCAGGCGGCGCACTCGGCGGGCCGGTCCGGGGGCGACGCCGCGGCGGAGCTGGAGCGGTCGGAGCAGGAGCACCGGCGCGCGGCCGCGCTGCGCAAGGAGCTGTCCAAGCTGGTCTCCGCGTGGGCGCGCAAGGCGGGTCGCCCGCACGGGTCGGTGCACACCGAGCTGCGCCGCCGGTGCGGCGGACCCGAGGTGCCCCTCGCCACCGCCGACCAGCTCGAGGCCCGCGTCGAGATGGTCCGCGGCTGGTTCGTCGGCAAGCGCTGA
- a CDS encoding nicotinate phosphoribosyltransferase — translation MLPEVLPAAPLPTVRPSLALLTDRYELTMLQAALADGTAHRHCVFEVFTRRLPAGRRYGVLAGTGRVLEALSAFRFGDAELSYLRDTGVVDERTLDFLHGYRFTGTVTGYAEGETFFPGSPVLQVEGTFAEAVLLETLLLSILNHDSAVASAASRMTSAAVGRPCLEMGSRRAHEQAAVAAARAAVVAGFAGTSNLEAGYRYGLATIGTAAHAFTLLHDDEESAFAAQVAASGPGTTLLVDTYDVRRGVERAVAAAGTSLGAVRLDSGDLGTLAVEVRAQLDALGARGTKIVVSSDLDEYAIAGLAAVPVDSYGVGTSVVTGSGAPTCGMVYKLVARADADGVLQPVAKASARKSSRGGRKAAARRLDGDGRAVEEVLVTGPDEAVTAWEPDGAVGGEGELRPLHVPLVVDGAVDSRWIGAYGVENAVQRHQASRAELPRGARRLSHGDPAIPTVEVALAEPVAR, via the coding sequence ATGCTCCCCGAGGTCCTGCCCGCCGCACCCCTGCCGACGGTCCGGCCGTCGCTGGCGCTGCTCACCGACCGGTACGAGCTCACCATGCTCCAGGCCGCGCTCGCGGACGGCACCGCGCACCGCCACTGCGTCTTCGAGGTCTTCACGCGCCGGCTCCCCGCGGGCCGCCGGTACGGCGTCCTGGCGGGCACGGGCCGCGTCCTGGAGGCGCTGTCGGCGTTCCGGTTCGGCGACGCCGAGCTGTCCTACCTGCGCGACACCGGGGTCGTCGACGAACGCACCCTCGACTTCCTGCACGGCTACCGCTTCACCGGCACCGTGACCGGGTACGCCGAGGGCGAGACGTTCTTCCCCGGCTCCCCCGTGCTGCAGGTCGAGGGCACGTTCGCCGAGGCCGTGCTGCTGGAGACCCTGCTGCTGTCGATCCTCAACCACGACTCGGCCGTCGCGTCCGCGGCGTCCCGCATGACCAGCGCCGCCGTCGGCCGGCCCTGCCTGGAGATGGGCTCGCGGCGCGCGCACGAGCAGGCCGCCGTCGCCGCGGCCCGGGCCGCCGTCGTGGCCGGGTTCGCCGGCACCAGCAACCTGGAGGCCGGCTACCGGTACGGTCTGGCCACCATCGGCACCGCCGCGCACGCGTTCACCCTGCTGCACGACGACGAGGAGTCCGCGTTCGCGGCCCAGGTCGCGGCGTCCGGCCCCGGCACCACCCTGCTCGTCGACACCTACGACGTGCGCCGTGGCGTCGAGCGGGCCGTGGCCGCCGCCGGGACGTCGCTCGGTGCGGTCCGCCTCGACTCCGGCGACCTCGGCACCCTCGCGGTGGAGGTCCGCGCCCAGCTCGACGCGCTCGGCGCGCGCGGCACGAAGATCGTCGTCAGCTCCGACCTCGACGAGTACGCCATCGCCGGGCTCGCCGCCGTCCCGGTGGACAGCTACGGGGTCGGGACGTCGGTCGTCACCGGGTCCGGCGCCCCCACCTGCGGCATGGTCTACAAGCTCGTGGCCCGCGCCGACGCCGACGGCGTCCTGCAGCCCGTCGCCAAGGCGTCCGCGCGCAAGAGCAGCCGGGGCGGGCGCAAGGCGGCCGCCCGCCGGCTCGACGGGGACGGGCGCGCCGTCGAGGAGGTCCTCGTCACCGGCCCCGACGAGGCCGTCACCGCGTGGGAGCCCGACGGCGCCGTGGGCGGCGAGGGCGAGCTGCGACCCCTGCACGTCCCGCTCGTCGTCGACGGCGCCGTGGACTCCCGCTGGATCGGCGCGTACGGCGTCGAGAACGCGGTGCAGCGGCACCAGGCCTCCCGCGCCGAGCTGCCCCGGGGGGCTCGCCGCCTCTCGCACGGCGACCCCGCGATCCCGACCGTCGAGGTCGCCCTCGCGGAGCCGGTCGCGCGCTGA
- the clpS gene encoding ATP-dependent Clp protease adapter ClpS: MTSADTVEETGTAASAQVADPWVTIVWNDPVNLMSYVSYVFESYFGHPPDKARRLMLQVHHEGRAVVSAGPRERMEVDVQAMHGFGLWATMQPSDAPGGADA; encoded by the coding sequence ATCACGAGCGCCGACACGGTCGAGGAGACGGGCACGGCTGCCTCGGCACAGGTCGCGGACCCCTGGGTGACGATCGTGTGGAATGACCCGGTCAACCTCATGAGCTACGTGTCCTACGTCTTCGAGAGCTACTTCGGGCACCCGCCCGACAAGGCCCGGCGGCTCATGCTGCAGGTGCACCACGAGGGCAGGGCCGTGGTGTCGGCGGGACCCCGGGAGCGGATGGAGGTCGACGTGCAGGCGATGCACGGGTTCGGGCTGTGGGCCACGATGCAGCCGTCGGACGCGCCGGGCGGGGCGGACGCATGA
- a CDS encoding DUF2017 family protein, with translation MTPFRSTPAGFAARWEPVERQVLARVARDVAGLVRADAGLPEDVDPDSAFTGVPRVPVDPAVQRLLPDAHRDDAEAAAEFRHLTQTDLAAGKVRRLEEFARRVGGDDEDAPPEGQVLVPREDAEAFAGALTDVRLVLAERLSLEDDDAVERLHDAVVGGETDDLRPPEGMDAEQWVYWGGVFVAAGFAQESLMDELLSELRARRPR, from the coding sequence ATGACGCCGTTCCGGTCCACGCCCGCCGGGTTCGCCGCCCGGTGGGAGCCGGTCGAGCGGCAGGTGCTGGCGCGGGTGGCCCGTGACGTCGCGGGCCTCGTACGGGCGGACGCCGGGCTGCCCGAGGACGTGGATCCGGACTCGGCGTTCACGGGCGTGCCCCGGGTCCCGGTCGACCCGGCGGTGCAGCGGCTGCTGCCCGACGCGCACCGCGACGACGCGGAGGCCGCGGCCGAGTTCCGTCACCTCACGCAGACGGACCTCGCGGCGGGCAAGGTGCGGCGTCTGGAGGAGTTCGCGCGGCGCGTGGGCGGCGACGACGAGGACGCCCCGCCCGAGGGGCAGGTCCTGGTGCCGCGCGAGGACGCCGAGGCGTTCGCGGGTGCGCTGACGGACGTGCGGCTCGTGCTGGCCGAGCGGCTGTCCCTCGAGGACGACGACGCCGTGGAGCGGCTGCACGACGCGGTGGTCGGCGGTGAGACGGACGACCTGCGTCCCCCGGAGGGGATGGACGCCGAGCAGTGGGTCTACTGGGGCGGGGTGTTCGTCGCGGCCGGGTTCGCCCAGGAGTCGCTGATGGACGAGCTGCTGTCCGAGCTGCGGGCCCGCCGGCCCCGGTGA
- the murI gene encoding glutamate racemase: protein MNDAPIGIFDSGVGGLTVARSVLDQLPHEQLLYIGDTANSPYGPKPLAAVRAMALDVMDRLVDAGVKMLVIACNSATAVALPDARERYTVRRGIPVVEVIRPAARRAVLASRTGRIGVIGTTATVDSRAYDDAFHVTPGLEITTQACPEFVPLVEAGVTSGPEVLEVAHRYLDPVKAADVDTLVLGCTHYPLLSGVVSYIMGEGVTLVSSAEETAKDVYRNLVEHGLERSPDAPPPVHRFLATGSPAPFEQLARRFLGPEVNLVEAA from the coding sequence GTGAACGACGCCCCGATCGGAATCTTCGACAGCGGTGTGGGCGGCCTGACGGTCGCCCGCTCGGTGCTCGACCAGCTCCCGCACGAGCAGCTGCTCTACATCGGTGACACGGCGAACAGCCCGTACGGCCCGAAGCCGCTCGCCGCGGTGCGGGCGATGGCGCTGGACGTCATGGACCGGCTGGTCGACGCCGGGGTGAAGATGCTGGTCATCGCGTGCAACTCCGCGACGGCGGTCGCGCTGCCGGACGCGCGCGAGCGGTACACGGTGCGTCGCGGCATCCCGGTGGTGGAGGTGATCCGCCCGGCGGCGCGCCGCGCGGTGCTCGCCTCGCGCACGGGCCGGATCGGCGTCATCGGCACGACGGCGACCGTGGACTCGCGCGCCTACGACGACGCCTTCCACGTGACGCCCGGGCTGGAGATCACCACGCAGGCGTGCCCGGAGTTCGTGCCGCTGGTGGAGGCGGGGGTGACGTCGGGGCCGGAGGTCCTGGAGGTCGCGCACCGGTACCTCGACCCGGTGAAGGCGGCCGACGTGGACACGCTGGTGCTGGGCTGCACCCACTACCCGCTGCTGTCGGGGGTCGTGTCCTACATCATGGGGGAGGGCGTCACCCTGGTGTCGAGCGCCGAGGAGACGGCGAAGGACGTGTACCGCAACCTGGTGGAGCACGGCCTGGAGCGGTCGCCCGACGCGCCGCCGCCGGTGCACCGGTTCCTCGCGACGGGCAGCCCGGCGCCGTTCGAACAGCTGGCCCGCCGGTTCCTCGGGCCCGAGGTCAACCTCGTGGAGGCGGCATGA
- a CDS encoding MBL fold metallo-hydrolase, with the protein MRLVTVGVAGSMPGPASPASCYLVQVEDGGRTWNVLLDLGAGSLGALQRVVDPADLDAVALSHLHPDHCSDLSGLYVYLRYHPERGSVATGVPPRLTVLGPSGARERAAAMYGLTPGEDMDDEYAFATWRAGEPVRVGPLTLEPFVVAHPVEAYGVRVTGPSTLRPGESATLVFSGDTDYCGTLVEGARDADLLLCEAAFQEGRDDGVEAGIHLTGRRAGRVAAEAGARALVLTHLQPWTDPDLTLADARGTYDGPVELAVAGGSHVL; encoded by the coding sequence ATGAGACTCGTCACGGTCGGCGTCGCCGGGTCGATGCCCGGTCCCGCCTCGCCCGCGTCCTGCTACCTGGTCCAGGTGGAGGACGGCGGCCGGACGTGGAACGTGCTGCTCGACCTCGGCGCGGGGTCGCTCGGCGCGCTCCAGCGGGTGGTGGACCCGGCCGACCTCGACGCGGTCGCGCTGTCCCACCTGCACCCGGACCACTGCTCGGACCTCAGCGGCCTGTACGTGTACCTGCGCTACCACCCCGAGCGGGGCTCGGTGGCCACGGGGGTGCCGCCGCGTCTGACGGTGCTCGGCCCGTCCGGCGCCCGGGAGCGGGCCGCGGCCATGTACGGCCTGACGCCCGGCGAGGACATGGACGACGAGTACGCGTTCGCCACCTGGCGCGCGGGGGAGCCCGTCCGGGTGGGGCCGCTGACCCTGGAACCGTTCGTCGTCGCGCACCCCGTCGAGGCGTACGGCGTGCGGGTCACGGGACCGTCGACGCTGCGCCCGGGGGAGTCGGCGACCCTCGTGTTCTCCGGCGACACCGACTACTGCGGCACCCTCGTCGAGGGCGCCCGGGACGCGGACCTGCTGCTGTGCGAGGCCGCGTTCCAGGAGGGGCGTGACGACGGCGTGGAGGCCGGCATCCACCTCACGGGCCGCCGGGCGGGCCGTGTCGCCGCCGAGGCGGGGGCGAGGGCGCTCGTGCTCACGCACCTCCAGCCGTGGACCGACCCCGACCTGACGCTGGCGGACGCCCGCGGCACGTACGACGGCCCGGTCGAGCTGGCGGTGGCCGGCGGCTCGCACGTCCTGTGA
- a CDS encoding DUF3054 domain-containing protein, whose translation MTKLPAWPAVVCDVVCVLVFTLVGTASHASGGSAAHVATVGAPFLVGLGVGWLATRAWRAPAQVWPTGVAVWFATVVLGLFLRPLLGGGFAWSFALVTAVFLAATMLGWRLLAALAARRART comes from the coding sequence GTGACCAAGCTTCCCGCGTGGCCCGCCGTCGTCTGCGACGTGGTGTGCGTGCTCGTGTTCACCCTGGTCGGGACGGCCAGCCACGCCTCTGGCGGCTCCGCCGCGCACGTGGCTACCGTCGGCGCCCCGTTCCTCGTCGGTCTGGGCGTGGGGTGGCTCGCCACTCGTGCATGGCGCGCACCGGCGCAGGTCTGGCCGACGGGCGTCGCGGTCTGGTTCGCGACCGTGGTCCTCGGTCTGTTCCTCCGGCCCCTGCTCGGCGGCGGGTTCGCCTGGTCGTTCGCCCTGGTGACGGCGGTGTTCCTCGCGGCCACGATGCTCGGCTGGCGGCTGCTCGCCGCCCTCGCCGCCCGCCGCGCCCGGACCTGA
- the rdgB gene encoding RdgB/HAM1 family non-canonical purine NTP pyrophosphatase — protein sequence MTVTVPPGARLVLASHNRKKLVELLAVLRSQPGLDTLPDEAVVTAGEVGAPEPVEDGVTFAENALIKARALATATGLPAVADDSGLAVDVLGGAPGIFSARWAGRHGDDVANLGLLLAQLGDVRDEHRGAAFVAAVALVTPDGREEVALGEMPGVLVREPRGENGFGYDPILVPAEQAPAADGTPGTRTSAELTPDEKNAISHRGKALRTLAPAVAAVL from the coding sequence GTGACGGTTACGGTCCCGCCGGGCGCCCGTCTGGTCCTCGCGTCCCACAACCGCAAGAAGCTGGTCGAGCTGCTGGCGGTGCTGCGGTCCCAGCCGGGCCTGGACACGCTGCCCGACGAGGCCGTCGTCACGGCCGGGGAGGTCGGCGCGCCCGAGCCCGTCGAGGACGGCGTGACGTTCGCCGAGAACGCGCTCATCAAGGCCCGCGCCCTGGCGACCGCGACCGGGCTGCCCGCCGTGGCGGACGACTCCGGCCTCGCGGTCGACGTGCTGGGCGGCGCACCGGGGATCTTCTCGGCCCGCTGGGCCGGACGCCACGGCGACGACGTCGCGAACCTCGGCCTGCTGCTCGCCCAGCTCGGCGACGTCCGCGACGAGCACCGCGGCGCGGCGTTCGTCGCCGCCGTCGCGCTGGTCACGCCGGACGGCCGCGAGGAGGTCGCGCTCGGTGAGATGCCGGGCGTGCTGGTGCGCGAGCCGCGCGGGGAGAACGGCTTCGGCTACGACCCGATCCTCGTGCCCGCCGAGCAGGCCCCCGCCGCGGACGGGACGCCCGGCACCCGCACGTCGGCCGAGCTGACGCCGGACGAGAAGAACGCGATCAGCCACCGCGGCAAGGCGCTGCGCACGCTCGCCCCGGCCGTCGCCGCCGTGCTCTGA
- the rph gene encoding ribonuclease PH codes for MTTTRADGRTPDQLRPVTITRSWTRNAEGSVLVEFGDTRVLCTASFTEGVPRWKKGSGEGWVTAEYAMLPRATNERSQRESVKGKIGGRTHEISRLIGRALRAVVDVSALGENTIVLDCDVLQADGGTRTAAITGAYVALADAVAWGTRHGHVKGGKKVLVDSVAAVSVGIIDGVPMLDLPYVEDVRADTDMNVVTTGSGTFVEVQGTAEHAPFDRAELDALLDLATAGTAELTRIQREALERAL; via the coding sequence ATGACGACGACTCGCGCCGACGGCCGCACGCCCGACCAGCTCCGCCCCGTGACCATCACCCGCAGCTGGACGCGCAACGCCGAGGGTTCCGTCCTGGTCGAGTTCGGCGACACCCGCGTGCTGTGCACCGCGTCGTTCACCGAGGGCGTGCCGCGCTGGAAGAAGGGCTCCGGCGAGGGCTGGGTGACCGCCGAGTACGCGATGCTCCCCCGCGCCACCAACGAGCGCAGCCAGCGCGAGTCCGTCAAGGGCAAGATCGGGGGCCGCACCCACGAGATCTCCCGCCTCATCGGCCGCGCCCTGCGCGCCGTCGTGGACGTCTCCGCGCTCGGGGAGAACACGATCGTGCTGGACTGCGACGTCCTGCAGGCCGACGGCGGCACCCGCACCGCCGCGATCACGGGCGCGTACGTGGCGCTCGCGGACGCGGTCGCGTGGGGCACGCGCCACGGGCACGTCAAGGGCGGCAAGAAGGTCCTGGTGGACTCCGTCGCGGCGGTGAGCGTGGGCATCATCGACGGCGTGCCGATGCTGGACCTGCCGTACGTGGAGGACGTCCGCGCCGACACCGACATGAACGTCGTCACCACCGGCTCGGGGACGTTCGTCGAGGTGCAGGGCACGGCCGAGCACGCGCCGTTCGACCGCGCCGAGCTCGACGCGCTGCTCGACCTCGCCACCGCCGGGACGGCCGAGCTGACCCGCATCCAGCGCGAGGCGCTGGAGCGCGCGCTGTGA
- a CDS encoding LytR/AlgR family response regulator transcription factor, whose protein sequence is MRPKALIVDDEAPARAELRYLLEEVGQVQVVGEATNGEEALLLLGSLDYDLVLLDVRMPGGSGLEVAAALRDRPHPPKVIFTTAYPDHAVDAFDLAAADYLLKPFDVDRLRRALDRALGDGPDGADSPTAHPADPPPAAPDGPRVPASAGSRTPADDRSAGSPVAPLVRIPVQRDGRTVLVDGDSIVYATAARGYSYLKLADERLLVTMSLNELERRLHGHFFRAHRSYLVNLDHVRELVPDFQGSLVVVMDDRQRSRVEVARRHARELRRRFGI, encoded by the coding sequence ATGCGACCGAAGGCCCTGATCGTCGACGACGAGGCCCCCGCCCGCGCGGAGCTGCGCTACCTGCTCGAGGAGGTCGGGCAGGTCCAGGTGGTGGGCGAGGCGACGAACGGCGAGGAGGCACTTCTGCTGCTCGGCTCGCTGGACTACGACCTGGTGCTGCTGGACGTGCGGATGCCCGGCGGGTCGGGCCTGGAGGTCGCCGCCGCGCTGCGGGACCGACCCCACCCGCCCAAGGTCATCTTCACCACCGCGTACCCGGACCACGCGGTCGACGCGTTCGACCTGGCGGCCGCGGACTACCTGCTCAAGCCGTTCGACGTGGACCGGCTGCGCCGCGCGCTCGACCGGGCGCTCGGGGACGGCCCGGACGGTGCGGACTCCCCGACGGCGCACCCCGCGGACCCGCCGCCGGCGGCGCCGGACGGCCCGCGGGTGCCGGCCTCCGCCGGTTCGAGGACCCCGGCGGACGACCGGTCCGCCGGGTCGCCGGTGGCGCCGCTGGTCCGCATCCCGGTGCAGCGCGACGGCCGCACCGTGCTCGTCGACGGCGACTCCATCGTGTACGCGACCGCCGCCCGCGGGTACTCCTACCTCAAGCTCGCCGACGAGCGGCTGCTCGTGACGATGTCGCTCAACGAGCTGGAGCGGCGCCTGCACGGGCACTTCTTCCGGGCGCACCGGTCCTACCTCGTCAACCTGGACCACGTGCGCGAGCTCGTGCCGGACTTCCAGGGCTCCCTCGTGGTCGTCATGGACGACCGGCAGCGCTCCCGCGTCGAGGTGGCGCGCCGGCACGCGCGCGAGCTGCGGCGCCGCTTCGGCATCTGA